The proteins below are encoded in one region of Phalacrocorax aristotelis chromosome 13, bGulAri2.1, whole genome shotgun sequence:
- the HELZ2 gene encoding 3'-5' exoribonuclease HELZ2, producing the protein MPMANGPAVPLGNLQQHLELRLVCSKCSVKENETTYHLREVEHKCMYEILLARCRRRQRTAWKKVFRRPGFPNPARYAVCRYYVVGLGCSKHKSQCTFAWSPEEAMVWNFEREQQLEWCQLKAAVLQAQLGGRSAASPHSAASAAGEITSEFGGHFQEICKRCFFGCPQRISVGSQGRLCEYHRTWDPLLVHVVSDSRRKQQYTAIRPCPEFMPALSYCKFVSRDQPCRHTPQRCQYAHSEVEMAVWEAEREHGLVRSDLLPALETCNTNGKPEVPVPVHFYCRVCLVTFSSQESFESHCSSIEHVQMLSADTSVQWVYRAPPLRLTKFSLCSRADVCEMGNSCTKAHSTEELQEWIQRVKVAVKKKKQALKEGLLSYQDQLIAEYQKCSNEVLIMAEDVEGVRVVCEQPLNVQSEDRRMKYRWNFRVHSQMPLQHVALLKREPGVNFYLSGNGLSRGLHYIRGEHVATLPSSPRTALVEVCMECCTLGIFEQWVVFDFGRRPVLMKKIKVKVGRREMPQHIPSSRESSHPVNFVRWDRGNRIIIPSMPRTSEDVDLLAKYKPPALALDYQHEGGATVPITRVNYRERMHSFLFREEEAEQALIAKLNLRVLISLTPRLESLTVGMKFAVSGELFAEVPTPYNLSPDTDEGYLLSRSVPTAFLALDPPVDNRVYEVSVEHKATTEKTIWLQIPKRCCSELNFKPDTSCKVEIQFQIDQLLFRQWHQAVDCLLDEKLVLPDVASCSVPYSLGSPQKGNSKQKLAISFITGQATSSRQVPPLLIYGPFGTGKTFTLAMATIEILRQPNTRVLICTHTNSAADIYIREYFHNYVTNGHPWAVPLRIVSADRPINLTDPITQMYCCLSPDQRSFRHPTQAEIDRHHIIITTSMLSKNLKVARGYFTHIMIDEAAQMLECEALVPLSYATFETRIVLAGDHMQITPKLFCVGDGQSAHHTLLNRLFQFYQKERHDVAMKSRIIFNENYRSTAGIIEFVSKHFYIDKGNAIQASGNIPRHPEIYPLVFCHVSGVAERDMSMISWHNASEIIQVIEKVQDVYQRWPDEWGVRDLKRICVVSHGMQVSATRQELRKKQLQDVVVENYENLPGREFRVIIISTVHTSESLRVSASHHLEFFNEARVLNTIMTRAQSLVVAVGDAVALCSHGQCSKVWKHFIQQCIEKGSVFPENLTMAQIKQAVCDKESWSRRSPEWDEEDSDTDSWSSEAESMNPDDPILQELLDESKNVLVTVSEEGLLNVKSKASNLWEGRQEYVSFSSQMMQEYLHMHPKMYKRCELIKEGFDRASAFTLNDSPAMSIQIKGRVHCGTAFTGDEVLVEILQSSTADSSSHRPQGKVVGILKRAERERTFICMMDEFDPRVMIPIDPTVTKIFVPGLKEKPNVIPVRRLVNGKYRVVSCEKISQETRRSQFFCVQVISWREGFYYPLGIITEILHAALTLEEGLKILDLEYSLEKKYPADVTKESAKYTSSSKLNLTKENLKDCRSYLTFTVDPQGARDLDDAVSVRDLGHHYEIGIHIADVAGIIPKDSALDREAKKRGVTYYAPNQEPLCMLPPHISQDVCSLLPQKDRQVISLFVTIEKETDEMLKGVFDISVIRSDRQLSYEEAELCIKDHYRGATGALRFDTLEDCIAVAYHFSRIHRKFRLKEDCFYDQLDEESSPGNRGSHQMIEELMIMFNSFMAEFLTNQEDTRNVTPLRCQSEPSPQQLSLMKNKYSHILPLSIHLSHHLGEVPSVQDSSKNVEFSLLAPIWEHLQAAANVRDFQKMLDLVVTDDIHPKLAPVALEFRRLLSRSYFSRSNSTVQSKVGHYSLHVDSYTWASSPIRRYVDVVVQRHLHSVLRKKPVVYSSDDIEFLCHDFNRKNSQAMTYEKRARCLQMATQLKGQVLQKVAFIVDIEGVNKYFKALFPLNKESLPDPQIINYRSLQLVEQPMFNQQQSSIRLMWKRRVYSVETMKEHNLQEGALRNCSVTLFSTQTWQEVLAAIKSEDFETAASLLQKSKEPYHRHMGWVRKSQCSHYMELSLELSAGDALQFQLTTDIYRGFLVPFVQLWCVTPGFDVCLQHVEKPIDCFSAYATLPSKDKYKHAAEYNKVWMPMSAMESASCAVAENDSIILHDVKVTWAKQRTSKGQLQGSFLLNKPFLEECAIEVDFNYCYLCIRLAGLKLGSLQSDEECLSHGLQNLSFLNKGRSESKLVVDPDTYTWVAHGVTEEFSDDEKSDRTSKQTVNFYIHYMSMENIPVEISQASARFTVELIPKMLPDVRKEKAIWKLQYASELAKSIALGHEPPKKVTTSKILQQKSFDLPGSKRKLNQSQNQAILNTLRKSFTLIQGPPGTGKTVVGTHIVYWFHKLNEESVKKEQTLSSEEEKPKCILYCGPSNKSVDVVAEMLLKMKNLKPLRVYGEAIETMEYPYPGSNRHLYRKALRDSKPKRELSEIILHHRIRRPPNPFWQKISNFDARMRRGEHITEKETKEYKNHLSDARSYELERHDVILCTCSAASANSLEQLNVKQIIIDECAMSTEPETLIPLVSHRHAEKVVLLGDHKQLRPVVNNDFCKSLGMETSLFERYRNQAWMLDMQYRMHKSICEFPSQEFYGKRLKTSPQLSRKPSVFHHKGNSCCPIIFGHVEGKEQSLMISTEEGNENSKANPEEVQQAVRVAKQLTLDGTIPPESIAILSPYNAQVSEISKSLLKEGIRGVTVCTIMKSQGSEWRYVILSTVRSCPRSEIDRKPTKSWQKKYLGFVTDPNQVNVGITRAQEGLCILGNRYLLECNPLWRRLLQHYREHNCYTAAQEIFVRKTPALHR; encoded by the exons ATGCCAATGGCGAATGGCCCAGCGGTGCCGCTGGGCAACCTCCAGCAGCATCTGGAGCTGCGCCTGGTCTGCTCTAAGTGCAGCGTGAAGGAGAACGAGACCACCTACCATCTGCGAGAGGTGGAGCACAAGTGCATGTATGAGATCCTCCTCGCCCGCTGCCGCAGACGCCAGAGGACCGCCTGGAAGAAGGTGTTCAGGCGGCCGGGCTTCCCCAACCCAGCCCGCTATGCCGTCTGCAGGTATTAtgtggtggggctgggctgcagcaagcACAAGAGCCAGTGTACGTTTGCCTggagtccagaggaggccatGGTCTGGAACTTTgagagggagcagcagctggagtggTGCCAGCTGAAGGCAGCGGTGCTGCAGGCGCAGCTGGGGGGTcgctctgctgccagcccccactCCGCAGCAAGCGCCGCTGGTGAGATCACCAGCGAGTTTGGGGGGCACTTCCAAGAGATCTGCAAGCGTTGCTTCTTTGGCTGCCCCCAGCGCATCTCGGTGGGCAGCCAGGGCCGGCTCTGTGAGTACCACCGGACCTGGGACCCCCTCCTGGTGCATGTGGTATCGGACAGCCGGAGGAAGCAGCAGTACACTGCCATCCGGCCCTGCCCTGAGTTCATGCCAGCCCTCAGCTACTGCAAGTTTGTCTCCAGGGACCAGCCTTGCAGACACACCCCACAACGCTGCCAGTATGCACACAGCGAAGTGGAGATGGCTGTCTGGGAGGCTGAGAGGGAGCACGGCTTGGTTCGCTCTGACCTGTTGCCGGCTTTGGAGACCTGCAACACCAACGGCAAGCCAGAGGTGCCTGTGCCAGTGCACTTCTACTGCCGGGTCTGCCTGGTGACCTTCAGCTCGCAGGAGAGCTTTGAGAGCCACTGCTCCTCCATTGAGCACGTGCAGATGCTCTCAGCTGACACCTCTGTCCAGTGGGTCTACCGTGCACCACCACTCAGGCTGACCAAGTTCTCACTGTGTAGCAG AGCGGATGTGTGCGAAATGGGGAACAGCTGCACCAAGGCTCATTCTactgaggagctgcaggagtGGATCCAGAGGGTGAAGGttgctgtgaagaaaaagaagcaagcacTGAAGGAAGGGCTCTTGTCCTACCAGGACCAGCTCATTGCAGAGTATCAGAAGTGCTCCAACGAGGTGTTGATT ATGGCTGAGGATGTCGAGGGTGTCAGAGTTGTGTGTGAGCAGCCCCTGAATGTGCAGTCAGAGGACAGGAGGATGAAATACCGGTGGAATTTTAGGGTCCACTCCCAG ATGCCTCTGCAGCACGTGGCGCTACTGAAGCGGGAACCTGGAGTCAACTTCTACCTCTCAGGGAATGGGCTTTCCCGGGGCCTCCACTACATTCGGGGGGAGCATGTGGCcaccctgccttcctccccacGCACTGCACTAGTGGAGGTCTGTATGGAGTGCTGCACGCTGGGCATCTTCGAGCAGTGGGTAGTGTTCGACTTCGGCAGACGCCCAGTCCTCATGAAGAAGATCAAGGTGAAGGTGGGCCGGCGGGAGATGccccagcacatccccagcagcagggagagcagccACCCTGTCAACTTTGTGCGATGGGATAGAGGTAACCGGATCATCATTCCCAGCATGCCAAGGACCAGTGAAGATGTGGATCTGCTGGCCAAGTACAAGCCTCCTGCTCTTGCGCTGGACTACCAGCATGAGGGTGGTGCGACCGTTCCCATCACCCGTGTCAACTATCGTGAGAGGATGCATAGCTTCCTCTTCCGTGAGGAAGAAGCTGAGCAGGCTCTGATTGCCAA ACTCAACCTGCGGGTCCTCATCTCGCTGACCCCCAGGCTGGAAAGCCTCACTGTGGGGATGAAGTTTGCTGTCTCTGGTGAGCTGTTTGCTGAAGTGCCTACCCCTTATAACCTCTCACCGGACACAGATGAAGGGTATCTGCTAAGCAGGTCTGTGCCCACTGCTTTCCTGGCACTTGACCCACCTGTAGACAATCGGGTTTACGAGGTTAGTGTGGAGCATAAAGCCACCACGGAGAAGACCATCTGGCTACAGATACCAAAGAGATGCTGCTCAGAGCTGAACTTCAAGCCAGATACTTCCTGCAAGGTGGAGATCCAGTTCCAAATCGACCAGCTGCTGTTCCGGCAGTGGCACCAGGCTGTGGACTGCCTGTTGGATGAGAAGCTGGTCCTACCAGATGTTGCCAGTTGCTCTGTCCCATACTCACTTGGGTCACCACAGAAAGGGAATAGCAAGCAGAAACTGGCCATCTCCTTCATCACGGGCCAGGCAACCAGCAGCCGGCAGGTCCCACCTCTTCTCATCTACGGGCCTTTTGGCACAGGGAAGACGTTCACCTTGGCCATGGCCACCATAGAGATCCTCAGGCAGCCCAACACACGGGTGCTGATCTGCACTCACACTAACAG TGCTGCTGACATCTACATCCGGGAGTACTTCCATAACTATGTGACCAACGGGCATCCGTGGGCTGTTCCCTTGAGGATTGTATCCGCTGACCGTCCCATCAACCTGACGGACCCCATCACTCAGATGTACTGCTGCCTCTCACCAGACCAGCGCTCCTTCCGGCACCCCACGCAGGCAGAGATTGACAGGCACCACATCATTATTACCACCTCCATGTTATCCAAGAACCTGAAGGTTGCCCGAGGCTACTTCACCCACATCATGATCGATGAGGCTGCTCAGATGCTGGAGTGCGAAGCTTTGGTTCCACTCTCCTATGCCACTTTTGAGACCCGGATTGTCCTTGCTGGGGACCACATGCAGATAACCCCAAAGCTGTTCTGTGTTGGGGATGGACAGTCTGCTCATCACACCCTGTTAAACCGACTCTTTCAGTTTTACCAGAAAGAGAGGCATGATGTGGCCATGAAGAGCAGGATCATCTTCAATGAGAATTATCGTTCCACTGCAGGCATAATTGAGTTTGTCTCCAAGCACTTCTACATTGACAAAGGCAATGCTATCCAAGCCAGTGGGAACATCCCACGCCATCCCGAAATCTACCCACTCGTGTTCTGCCACGTGTCTGGTGTGGCTGAAAGGGATATGTCCATGATTTCTTGGCACAACGCCTCTGAGATAATACAAGTGATTGAGAAAGTGCAGGACGTCTATCAGAGGTGGCCAGATGAGTGGGGTGTCCGAGATCTGAAGAGGATCTGTGTGGTCTCTCACGGGATGCAG GTTTCTGCAACAAGACAAGAGCTGAGAAAGAAGCAGCTACAAGATGTGGTGGTAGAAAACTACGAAAACTTGCCAG GGCGGGAGTTCCGGGTCATCATCATCAGCACAGTCCACACCAGTGAGAGCCTGCGTGTGTCAGCCTCCCACCACCTTGAGTTCTTCAACGAAGCCAGAGTGCTCAACACCATCATGACCCGGGCTCAGTCGCTGGTTGTTGCAGTGGGGGATGCTGTGGCCTTGTGCTCTCATGGCCAGTGCAGCAAGGTATGGAAGCACTTCATCCAGCAGTGCATCGAGAAGGGGAGCGTCTTTCCAGAGAACCTGACAATGGCCCAGATCAAACAGGCTGTATGCGACAAGGAGAGCTGGAGTAGGAGGAGCCCAGAGTGGGACGAGGAAGACAGTGACACAGATTCCTGGAGCTCTGAGGCCGAGAGCATGAATCCTGATGATCCCATCCTCCAGGAGCTCTTAGATGAGAGCAAGAATGTGCTGGTGACGGTGTCTGAAGAAGGGCTGCTGAACGTGAAGAGTAAGGCTTCAAACCtgtgggaaggcaggcaggaataTGTCAGCTTCTCTTCTCAGATGATGCAGGAGTATCTGCACATGCACCCCAAAATGTACAAGAGGTGTGAGCTGATCAAAGAAGGGTTTGACAGAGCTTCTGCCTTCACCCTCAACGACTCCCCTGCAATGAGCATTCAGATCAAAGGCAGAGTTCACTGCGGAACAGCCTTCACCGGGGACGAGGTGCTTGTGGAaatcctgcagagcagcacggctgacagcagcagccaccgCCCTCAGGGGAAGGTAGTGGGCATCTTAAAGCGTGCAGAGAGAGAACGGACTTTCATCTGCATGATGGATGAGTTTGATCCCCGGGTGATGATACCCATTGATCCCACTGTCACCAAAATATTCGTCCCAGGGCTGAAAGAGAAACCCAATGTCATTCCTGTCCGCAGGCTTGTCAATGGGAAGTACAGAGTGGTCAGCTGCGAGAAGATCAGCCAGGAGACGAGGAGAAGTCAGTTCTTCTGCGTCCAGGTTATCTCCTGGCGGGAAGGGTTTTACTACCCTTTGGGGATAATAACGGAGATTCTGCATGCAGCATTGACTTTGGAAGAAGGCTTAAAGATCCTTGACTTGGAGTACAGTTTGGAGAAGAAATACCCAGCTGATGTCACCAAGGAGTCAGCCAAATACACCTCCAGCAGCAAACTAAACCTCACCAAGGAAAATCTGAAGGACTGTCGGAGTTACCTGACCTTCACTGTTGACCCCCAAGGAGCCAGGGATTTGGACGACGCTGTCAGCGTTAGGGATCTTGGGCATCACTATGAGATTGGGATCCACATTGCAGACGTAGCTGGCATCATTCCCAAAGACAGTGCCTTGGACCGGGAAGCAAAGAAACGGGGTGTCACCTACTACGCTCCCAACCAGGAGCCGCTGTGCATGCTCCCACCCCACATTAGCCAAGATGtctgcagcctcctgccacAAAAAGATCGTCAGGTGATCTCCTTGTTTGTCACCATAGAAAAGGAGACTGATGAGATGTTAAAGGGAGTCTTTGACATATCTGTGATCCGCTCAGACAGGCAGCTGTCCTATGAAGAGGCAGAGCTCTGCATTAAGGACCACTACAGGGGAGCGACAGGGGCCCTTCGTTTTGATACCCTGGAGGACTGCATAGCTGTGGCTTATCACTTCTCCAGGATCCATCGGAAGTTTCGGCTGAAGGAGGACTGTTTCTATGACCAGCTGGATGAGGAAAGTTCCCCAGGTAACAGGGGGTCCCATCAGATGATAGAGGAGTTAATGATCATGTTCAACAGCTTCATGGCTGAGTTCCTCACCAACCAGGAGGACACGAGAAATGTCACTCCTCTCCGGTGTCAGAGCGAGCCAAGCCCTCAACAGTTATCACTCATGAAAAACAAGTACAGCCACATCCTTCCTTTGTCCATCCATCTCTCACACCACCTAGGAGAGGTGCCTTCTGTCCAAGACTCCTCTAAAAATGTGGAGTTTAGCCTCCTGGCCCCCATCTGGGAGCACCTGCAGGCAGCCGCTAACGTCCGTGACTTCCAAAAGATGCTGGACCTTGTCGTTACTGATGACATCCACCCAAAGCTGGCTCCCGTGGCCCTGGAGTTCAGGAGACTGCTCAGCCGTTCCTATTTCAGCCGCTCCAACTCCACTGTCCAGTCAAAAGTGGGCCATTACTCCCTGCATGTTGACTCATACACCTGGGCTTCCTCTCCCATCCGCCGGTACGTGGATGTCGTGGTCCAGCGGCACCTTCATTCTGTGCTCCGCAAGAAGCCCGTCGTCTATTCTTCGGATGACATTGAGTTTCTCTGTCATGACTTCAATAGGAAGAATTCCCAGGCGATGACGTACGAGAAGAGAGCCCGCTGCCTGCAGATGGCCACCCAGCTGAAGGGCCAAGTTCTGCAGAAGGTCGCCTTCATAGTGGATATCGAAGGGGTGAACAAGTATTTTAAAGCTCTGTTTCCACTGAACAAAGAGAGTCTTCCAGATCCCCAGATAATTAACTACAGGTCTCTTCAGCTGGTAGAGCAGCCCATGTTcaaccagcagcagagcagcatcaGGCTGATGTGGAAGAGGAGGGTGTACTCTGTGGAGACGATGAAGGAGCACAACCTGCAGGAAGGAGCTCTCCGCAACTGCAGTGTTACCCTCTTCAGCACCCAGACCTGGCAAGAAGTGCTTGCAGCCATCAAGAGTGAGGACTTTGAGACCGCAGCCTCCCTCCTTCAGAAGAGCAAGGAGCCGTACCATCGGCACATGGGCTGGGTAAGGAAAAGCCAGTGCTCACATTATATGGAGCTCTCTCTAGAGCTGAGCGCCGGCGATGCACTGCAGTTTCAGCTCACCACAGACATCTACCGGGGCTTCCTGGTGCCCTTCGTGCAGCTGTGGTGTGTGACACCGGGTTTTGACGTCTGCCTGCAGCACGTGGAAAAGCCTATTGATTGCTTCTCTGCCTATGCCACCCTCCCATCCAAAGACAAGTACAAGCATGCAGCGGAGTATAACAAGGTATGGATGCCAATGAGCGCCATGGAGTCGGCTTCCTGTGCAGTGGCCGAAAATGACTCAATTATCCTCCATGATGTCAAAGTAACCTGGGCAAAGCAAAGGACAAGCAAAGGACAGCTGCAAGGGAGCTTCCTCCTAAACAAACCATTTTTGGAGGAGTGTGCCATTGAAGTGGACTTCAACTACTGTTACTTGTGCATTCGCTTAGCTGGGCTGAAGCTTGGGAGTCTTCAAAGTGATGAGGAGTGCCTTAGCCACGGACTCCAGAATCTGAGTTTTCTTAACAAGGGCAGGTCAGAAAGCAAACTTGTGGTTGATCCAGATACCTACACCTGGGTGGCTCATGGGGTCACTGAAGAGTTCAGTGATGACGAGAAGTCAGACAGGACTAGTAAGCAGACTGTGAACTTTTACATCCACTATATGTCTATGGAGAACATCCCCGTGGAAATCTCACAGGCCTCTGCCAGGTTTACAGTGGAGCTCATACCAAAGATGCTGCCAGATGT AcggaaagaaaaggcaatttGGAAGCTCCAGTATGCCTCTGAACTTGCTAAAAGCATCGCCCTTGGCCATGAACCTCCTAAAAAAG TGACCACGTCCAAAATCCTGCAGCAAAAATCCTTTGATCTCcctggcagcaaaaggaagcTCAACCAGAGTCAGAACCAGGCTATTCTAAATACTCTGAGAAAATCCTTCACGCTCATCCAAGGCCCACCAG GCACAGGGAAAACTGTTGTTGGAACTCACATTGTCTACTGGTTCCATAAGCTGAACGAGGAGAGCGTCAAGAAGGAGCAAACACTGtcctctgaagaagaaaagcccAAGTGCATCTTGTATTGTGGCCCATCCAACAAGTCTGTTGATGTTGTTGCTG agatgctgctgaagatGAAGAACCTGAAACCACTGAGGGTTTACGGGGAGGCCATTGAGACGATGGAATACCCATACCCAGGGAGCAACCGGCACCTCTACCGCAAAGCCTTGCGGGATTCAAAACCAAAGCGTGAGCTCAG CGAAATAATCCTGCATCATCGCATCCGTCGGCCGCCCAACCCTTTCTGGCAGAAGATCTCTAACTTTGACGCTCGGATGAGGAGAGGAGAGCatataacagaaaaagaaacaaagga GTACAAAAATCACTTGTCTGATGCTCGTTCGTATGAACTGGAACGCCACGATGTCATCCTGTGCACGTGCTCTGCTGCATCTGCCAACTCTCTGGAGCAGCTCAATGTCAAGCAGATAATCATTGATGAGTGTGCCATGTCCACGGAGCCTGAGACCCTCATCCCCTTGGTCAGCCACCGCCATGCTGAGAAG GTTGTTTTGCTTGGGGATCACAAACAGCTGCGGCCTGTGGTCAACAATGACTTCTGCAAGAGTCTGGGCATGGAGACATCTCTTTTTGAGCGCTATCGGAATCAGGCGTGGATGCTGGATATGCAGTACCGCATG CACAAAAGCATTTGTGAGTTCCCATCCCAGGAGTTTTATGGCAAGCGGCTGAAAACGAGCCCCCAGCTTTCTCGTAAACCCAGTGTCTTCCACCACAAAGGTAACAGCTGCTGCCCTATCATCTTCGGGCAcgtggaggggaaggagcagagccTCATGATTTCTACTGAGGAAGGAAATGAGAACTCCAAAGCTAACCCAGAAGAAGTGCAGCAGGCG GTGAGGGTGGCGAAGCAGCTGACACTAGATGGCACCATCCCGCCAGAGAGCATCGCCATCCTGAGCCCCTACAACGCCCAGGTGTCCGAAATCAGCAAGAGCCTCCTGAAAGAGGGTATCCGTGGAGTGACCGTCTGTACGATCATGAAGAGTCAAG GAAGTGAGTGGAGATATGTGATCCTGTCGACTGTACGCTCCTGCCCCCGATCAGAGATTGATAGGAAGCCCACGAAGAGCTGGCAGAAGAAGTACCTGGGGTTTGTTACCGACCCAAACCAGGTCAATGTTGGCATCACGCGAGCTCAGGAAGGACTCTGCATTTTAG GGAACCGGTACCTCCTGGAGTGCAACCCTTTGTGGAGGAGACTGCTTCAGCATTACAGGGAGCACAACTGCTATACTGCAGCCCAGGAGATTTTTGTCAGGAAGACTCCAGCCTTGCACCGATGA